The following are encoded in a window of bacterium genomic DNA:
- a CDS encoding D-alanine--D-alanine ligase, translated as MSRSDIVRRLRKRKIGVLMGGWSSEREISLLSGQRVLNSLKGQGFQAVGIDISRNFTDQIKHAKIDLAFVILHGRPGEDGTIQGYLDLLGIPYTGSGVTASAICIDKVITKMLFERVGIPTPPHFVIETGADVSAVVAEAEKQFGYPMIAKPRAEGSSVGIELLEGRRGAVDRCERVRRGFGDILLEQFVPGMIATVGILLDEPLPILELVPRQQPFYDYEAKYTRGETEFVLPARIDAKVADKIKELALKAHRLTGCSGFSRIDLVVKQGKLPYFLEINTLPGLTDISDFPAEAENAGISYDEMIFRILSDALA; from the coding sequence ATGAGCAGAAGTGACATCGTCCGGCGATTGCGTAAACGCAAGATCGGAGTCCTCATGGGCGGGTGGTCAAGCGAGCGCGAGATATCACTCCTGTCGGGACAGCGGGTCTTGAACTCGCTGAAGGGCCAGGGTTTCCAGGCGGTGGGCATCGACATCAGCCGCAACTTCACGGACCAGATAAAGCACGCCAAGATCGACCTGGCGTTTGTCATCTTGCACGGCCGGCCCGGCGAGGACGGCACAATTCAGGGCTATCTGGATCTGCTCGGCATACCGTACACCGGGTCAGGCGTGACCGCGTCGGCCATCTGTATCGACAAGGTGATAACCAAGATGCTCTTCGAGCGGGTCGGCATACCGACGCCTCCGCACTTCGTCATCGAGACGGGTGCGGACGTGTCCGCGGTCGTGGCGGAGGCGGAGAAGCAGTTCGGTTATCCAATGATCGCCAAGCCCCGGGCCGAGGGTTCGAGCGTCGGCATCGAACTGCTGGAAGGCCGGCGGGGCGCCGTTGACCGCTGCGAGCGGGTGCGCCGCGGATTCGGCGACATTCTGCTCGAGCAGTTCGTCCCGGGCATGATTGCGACCGTCGGCATCCTGCTGGATGAACCGCTGCCGATTCTCGAACTCGTGCCGAGGCAGCAGCCGTTCTACGACTACGAGGCCAAGTACACGCGCGGGGAAACGGAGTTCGTGCTGCCGGCGCGGATCGACGCTAAGGTCGCCGACAAGATTAAGGAACTGGCGCTGAAGGCGCACCGCCTGACCGGGTGTTCGGGATTCTCGCGGATCGACCTGGTGGTCAAGCAGGGCAAGCTGCCATATTTCCTGGAGATAAACACACTGCCTGGCCTGACTGATATCTCGGACTTCCCGGCCGAGGCCGAGAATGCCGGCATATCCTACGACGAAATGATATTCCGGATCCTCTCGGATGCGCTGGCGTAG
- a CDS encoding DHH family phosphoesterase, with the protein MWPLRDVDEPAASRLAEESGVPGLTARLLWLRGVRDAEGVRRWLAPELSHLYPPELLPDFAPAVARIRRAIAGRETILIWGHDDLDGITSTVILCRLLTDLRAGVKYYIPQRGKEKHGLNGELAAELVGGDHGLVVTVDCGITNREQVAFLRSKGIDVVVTDHHEVAELMPEAVANVDPKRPDSKYPYRGLASAGVALKLAMGVARAALGLSVAEFISVQPQEFAMAVLGTLADRVPLTGENRTIVAASLSKLTEIPVPAVRAVFEYLNAGERLTVHGFVTELLPLFAAADGNEGVEKFLRADMDEARVWVVELARRREEWQRQVEETYGLALKHLSVGDGIVFAWDRGLSLRALGSCAMRLKERHQSPAIVMGWRGDAWVGEGRGIEGVNLMDLLSACSRFFMDYGGHKKAAGFSIKDEMVDEFVRCAEAYAHEHFAGRVQVENIVRADAVLAPAEFDAELVRLAPFGEGNPQPVFATGPTELRYGSDGWTVAGRPDLVLRARPGVQIDTRLTSSLLYTLDDFGRLTILDARPEEQWTG; encoded by the coding sequence ATGTGGCCCCTGCGCGATGTCGATGAGCCCGCGGCCTCGCGGCTGGCCGAGGAATCCGGCGTCCCGGGTCTGACCGCGCGCCTGCTCTGGCTGCGCGGAGTGCGCGATGCGGAGGGCGTGCGCCGCTGGCTGGCTCCGGAACTCAGTCATCTCTACCCGCCCGAATTGCTGCCCGATTTCGCGCCGGCCGTGGCACGCATCCGCCGGGCCATCGCCGGGCGCGAGACCATTCTCATCTGGGGGCACGACGACCTGGACGGTATCACATCGACGGTCATTCTCTGCCGGTTGCTCACAGACCTGCGGGCCGGGGTAAAGTACTACATCCCTCAGCGCGGCAAGGAGAAGCACGGGCTGAACGGTGAGCTTGCCGCCGAGCTTGTGGGGGGAGACCATGGCCTCGTAGTCACCGTTGATTGCGGCATCACCAACCGCGAGCAGGTTGCCTTCCTGCGGTCAAAGGGCATCGACGTGGTGGTAACTGATCATCACGAGGTGGCCGAGTTGATGCCTGAGGCGGTTGCCAACGTTGACCCCAAGCGGCCGGATTCGAAGTACCCGTATCGCGGTCTGGCGAGCGCCGGCGTGGCGTTGAAGCTGGCGATGGGCGTCGCGCGCGCGGCACTCGGGCTGTCCGTTGCCGAGTTCATCTCGGTGCAGCCGCAGGAGTTCGCGATGGCCGTGCTCGGCACGCTGGCGGACCGCGTGCCGCTGACCGGCGAGAACCGGACCATAGTCGCCGCGAGCCTGAGCAAGCTCACGGAGATCCCCGTACCGGCGGTTCGGGCAGTGTTCGAGTACCTGAACGCCGGCGAGCGGCTGACCGTGCACGGTTTCGTTACCGAGTTGCTGCCGCTGTTTGCCGCGGCCGACGGCAACGAGGGCGTCGAGAAGTTCCTGAGAGCGGACATGGATGAGGCGCGCGTGTGGGTAGTTGAGCTGGCCCGGCGACGTGAGGAATGGCAGCGGCAGGTTGAGGAGACCTACGGGCTTGCCCTGAAGCATCTGTCGGTCGGCGACGGTATTGTGTTCGCATGGGACCGGGGGCTCTCGCTGCGTGCGCTCGGTTCGTGCGCGATGCGCTTGAAGGAAAGGCATCAGTCACCGGCGATCGTGATGGGCTGGCGCGGTGACGCGTGGGTCGGTGAAGGCCGCGGAATCGAGGGCGTGAATCTTATGGACCTGCTTTCGGCCTGCAGCCGATTCTTCATGGACTACGGCGGGCACAAGAAGGCGGCAGGGTTCTCGATCAAGGATGAGATGGTCGATGAGTTCGTGCGTTGCGCCGAGGCCTACGCGCACGAGCACTTCGCGGGCCGGGTTCAGGTCGAGAACATCGTCAGAGCCGATGCCGTGTTGGCGCCGGCGGAGTTCGACGCCGAGCTGGTCAGACTCGCACCTTTCGGCGAGGGTAATCCGCAGCCGGTGTTCGCGACCGGTCCGACCGAACTGCGGTACGGCAGTGATGGCTGGACCGTCGCCGGCAGGCCGGACCTGGTCCTGCGGGCCCGTCCGGGAGTCCAGATTGACACGCGCCTGACCAGCAGTTTGCTCTATACCCTCGATGACTTCGGCCGGCTGACGATACTCGATGCCAGGCCGGAGGAGCAATGGACAGGCTAA
- the rpmD gene encoding 50S ribosomal protein L30 has product MKQFKVTLARSLIDQKKTLKRTARALGLRRIGATRIHDDTPAIRGMIFQVKHLLKVEEL; this is encoded by the coding sequence ATGAAGCAGTTTAAGGTCACGCTGGCCAGGAGCCTGATTGATCAGAAGAAGACCCTGAAGCGGACCGCGCGCGCTCTCGGCCTGCGCCGGATAGGGGCCACGCGCATCCATGACGACACGCCGGCAATCAGGGGCATGATATTCCAGGTGAAACACCTGCTGAAAGTGGAGGAGCTGTGA
- the rpsE gene encoding 30S ribosomal protein S5, whose product MQQQGRGASLEPELIERVISIKRVSKVMKGGKRMRLSASVVVGDGKGMVGLGHGKAAEVAVAVRKATTRARKDMVRVSIAGHTIPHETNGKYGASRVMVKPAARGTGLIACPQVRAVLEAAGLNDGLSKSLGSRNAYNTARATIVALQQLRTIEQVAAARNKPVSHLTRKQPEYEAV is encoded by the coding sequence ATGCAGCAACAAGGACGGGGCGCGTCGCTCGAGCCGGAACTGATTGAACGAGTCATCAGTATCAAGCGCGTGTCGAAGGTGATGAAGGGCGGCAAGCGGATGAGGCTGTCGGCATCGGTTGTCGTCGGCGACGGCAAGGGCATGGTCGGTCTGGGCCACGGCAAGGCGGCGGAAGTGGCGGTGGCCGTGCGCAAGGCAACCACCCGGGCGCGCAAGGACATGGTCAGGGTGTCGATTGCCGGCCATACGATTCCTCACGAGACGAACGGCAAGTACGGCGCGAGCCGCGTGATGGTGAAACCGGCGGCGCGCGGTACCGGCCTGATCGCCTGTCCGCAGGTTCGGGCGGTGCTCGAGGCAGCCGGCCTGAACGACGGACTTTCCAAGTCACTCGGTTCACGCAACGCTTACAACACGGCCCGCGCGACAATCGTTGCGTTGCAGCAGCTCAGAACCATAGAGCAGGTGGCGGCGGCGCGCAACAAGCCGGTGAGCCACCTGACCCGGAAGCAGCCAGAGTATGAAGCAGTTTAA
- a CDS encoding YncE family protein yields MSLAPGQWIEDRIRLSDSLARLDSICSVQFHSPTHTVYVAGDSVLVAVDAGTRRTVARTTFPGAVNMLSSSSAAVNKLYCATSCGESVWVMNCATNHILTTVTLDGQPCAMCYAAGLVPRTAKVYAACPSETLVDVIDCTTDSVVARMRVPSWPSALCYNPQLNRIYVAKSLSNEVAVIDCGADTVISTIWVRGVEPTDICYDSATSCVYTLNHTSGTSSVIDCAGDSVVRVVAVGSSPDRMLVGPEGKVYCGGYSDSVVTVVESVGTRTIPVGLHLSSMSSDPVSDKVYFAASSAKVVVVDATSDTVAARIWAGEDPRLVCYDPVDTSTWAASPDGAAVGVIDGATDQLTDMLWFRVFSPGASCYNPDNDRLYCLGRGLAEIDCDSNRVRREIPAGNSADSIVWNPANNKIYYSSPADNTVSILDCTSDSITAAVAAGARPDAMCCSENGKVYVTTKAGGVAVIDPSGDSIRAFVRTPYDPITLCYDRTDNKVYAGMGSSGQVSVIDVGRDSVVATVPVADSCRQVCWSQNHDRVYVRRYRGLAVIDCTSDTVMKSPDLAVRWWVCYGDSNCDKVYLSTDTALDIVNAVTDTLYRNLGLWGVEHMLDNGRSDAANRFYCTDNLSRVTVIDGTTDSILRYVQVRGGSTALAWNPVHSWVYVSNPGSCSITVVSDTMLGIQETTNEKRGTMNDGPTIIRGVLFLGAGRDANVLHLGSCPKPCLLDISGRKVMNLRPGANDVRALAPGVYFVREAQAQAQAQAVRKVVVTE; encoded by the coding sequence GTGTCGCTCGCGCCAGGACAGTGGATTGAGGACCGGATACGATTGTCGGACTCCCTGGCCCGGCTGGATAGCATCTGCTCCGTTCAGTTCCACTCTCCGACGCACACCGTCTACGTAGCCGGTGACAGCGTGCTGGTTGCCGTCGATGCCGGGACGCGCAGGACCGTGGCGCGGACCACTTTCCCTGGGGCGGTCAACATGCTGTCAAGTAGCAGTGCCGCCGTCAACAAGCTGTACTGCGCGACGTCTTGCGGCGAGTCGGTATGGGTAATGAACTGCGCGACCAACCACATTCTCACGACAGTGACGTTGGACGGCCAGCCGTGCGCCATGTGCTATGCCGCGGGATTGGTCCCGAGAACTGCTAAGGTCTACGCTGCATGCCCGTCGGAGACTTTGGTCGATGTGATAGACTGCACGACGGACAGTGTGGTTGCGAGGATGAGGGTACCATCCTGGCCATCGGCGCTCTGCTACAACCCGCAACTGAACCGCATCTACGTTGCCAAGTCGTTGTCCAACGAGGTCGCCGTCATCGACTGTGGCGCCGACACGGTAATCAGCACCATCTGGGTGCGCGGCGTCGAACCCACCGACATCTGTTACGACTCGGCGACCAGTTGCGTGTACACATTGAACCACACGAGCGGCACATCTTCGGTCATCGACTGCGCCGGCGACAGCGTCGTTCGAGTCGTCGCGGTTGGCTCCAGTCCCGACCGGATGTTGGTGGGGCCCGAGGGCAAGGTGTACTGCGGCGGCTACTCCGACTCGGTCGTGACGGTGGTCGAGTCAGTGGGGACGCGCACAATCCCGGTTGGGCTGCACCTGTCGAGCATGAGTTCTGACCCGGTTAGCGACAAGGTCTACTTCGCCGCCTCGAGCGCCAAGGTTGTGGTCGTGGACGCCACCTCTGACACCGTAGCGGCCCGGATCTGGGCCGGTGAGGACCCGCGACTCGTCTGCTACGACCCGGTCGACACGAGCACGTGGGCGGCCAGCCCGGACGGCGCCGCGGTTGGCGTGATAGACGGCGCGACGGACCAGCTTACCGACATGCTATGGTTTCGCGTCTTCAGCCCCGGAGCCTCGTGCTACAATCCTGACAACGACCGGCTCTACTGCCTCGGGCGGGGCCTGGCGGAAATTGACTGCGATTCCAACCGGGTACGGAGGGAAATCCCGGCCGGGAACTCGGCCGACTCGATAGTCTGGAACCCGGCCAACAACAAGATCTACTACAGCAGCCCGGCGGACAACACGGTGTCGATTCTCGACTGCACGAGCGACAGCATTACCGCGGCCGTTGCAGCCGGCGCGAGGCCGGATGCGATGTGCTGCAGCGAAAACGGGAAGGTCTACGTGACCACCAAGGCGGGCGGCGTCGCGGTCATCGACCCGAGCGGCGACTCCATCCGGGCGTTTGTGCGGACTCCTTACGACCCAATAACGCTCTGCTACGACCGCACCGACAACAAGGTGTACGCCGGGATGGGGAGCAGCGGGCAGGTGAGCGTTATCGACGTGGGTCGGGATTCGGTCGTGGCGACCGTGCCGGTCGCCGACTCCTGCCGGCAGGTCTGCTGGAGCCAGAACCACGATAGGGTGTACGTGCGCCGCTACCGCGGACTGGCGGTCATCGATTGCACCAGCGACACCGTCATGAAGAGTCCGGACTTGGCCGTCAGGTGGTGGGTTTGTTACGGTGACTCAAACTGTGACAAGGTCTACCTCTCGACCGACACCGCGCTGGATATCGTCAATGCTGTGACCGACACGCTCTACCGGAATCTGGGTCTATGGGGCGTGGAGCACATGCTTGACAACGGCCGATCGGACGCGGCCAATCGGTTCTACTGCACCGACAACCTGAGTAGGGTAACGGTGATTGATGGCACGACCGACAGTATCCTGCGCTATGTCCAAGTGCGCGGGGGATCAACTGCTCTCGCCTGGAACCCGGTTCACTCGTGGGTCTACGTGTCGAACCCGGGCAGCTGCAGCATAACCGTGGTGAGCGATACCATGTTGGGAATCCAGGAAACGACTAACGAGAAACGCGGAACGATGAACGACGGGCCGACCATCATCCGCGGCGTGTTGTTCCTCGGCGCGGGACGTGACGCGAATGTTCTGCATTTGGGATCGTGTCCCAAGCCCTGTCTGCTCGACATCAGCGGGCGGAAGGTGATGAACCTGAGACCGGGCGCCAATGACGTGCGGGCGCTGGCACCGGGCGTGTACTTTGTGAGAGAAGCGCAAGCGCAAGCTCAAGCACAAGCTGTCCGCAAGGTCGTCGTCACTGAGTAG
- the rplR gene encoding 50S ribosomal protein L18 — protein MIRDSRQRRHMSIRRRIAGTPDRPRLCVKRSNRYIYAMLVDDSRNRVLTGISSQVAEVREKKLKRTEAAKEVGKLIAGKSKELGIKQVVFDRAGYRYHGRVKAVADGAREGGLEF, from the coding sequence ATGATTCGCGACTCGCGGCAGCGCAGACATATGAGCATCCGGCGGCGTATCGCCGGAACGCCCGACCGTCCACGGTTGTGCGTCAAACGGAGCAACCGCTACATCTACGCGATGCTGGTTGACGACAGCCGGAACCGCGTGTTGACCGGGATTTCGTCGCAGGTCGCCGAAGTCCGGGAAAAGAAGCTCAAGCGGACCGAAGCGGCCAAGGAAGTCGGCAAGCTGATTGCCGGCAAGTCGAAGGAACTCGGTATCAAGCAGGTCGTTTTCGACCGGGCCGGCTATCGTTATCACGGCCGCGTCAAGGCAGTGGCCGACGGCGCGCGCGAAGGAGGTCTGGAGTTTTGA
- the rplO gene encoding 50S ribosomal protein L15 produces the protein MKLGELKPVPGATKPRKRIGRGIGSGHGKTSCRGNTGAGQHSAPRHDARFEGGQMPFYRRIPKRGFVNPTRKEFAPVNLTDLAKLDVDVVTVELLREKGIVGRYESVKVLGDGELGRALSVTAHAFSKMAREKIEKAGGKAEVAS, from the coding sequence GTGAAGCTCGGTGAGTTGAAGCCCGTGCCGGGCGCTACCAAGCCGCGCAAGCGGATCGGCCGCGGCATCGGGTCCGGCCATGGCAAGACTTCGTGCCGCGGGAACACGGGCGCGGGTCAGCATTCGGCGCCGCGGCACGACGCGCGGTTCGAGGGCGGCCAGATGCCGTTCTATCGCCGGATTCCCAAGCGCGGATTCGTCAACCCTACGCGGAAGGAGTTTGCCCCGGTCAACCTGACTGACCTGGCGAAGCTCGACGTCGACGTCGTTACCGTCGAGCTGCTGCGGGAAAAGGGCATTGTCGGTCGGTACGAGTCGGTGAAAGTCCTGGGTGACGGCGAGCTCGGCCGGGCGCTGTCGGTTACGGCCCACGCCTTCTCGAAGATGGCACGCGAGAAGATTGAGAAGGCCGGGGGCAAGGCCGAGGTCGCAAGTTGA
- a CDS encoding class I SAM-dependent rRNA methyltransferase produces the protein MPDKLVHVVRKKSRGLHAWVFSNEVTRTEGNPGPGETVQVFDRKRFLGSGIYNAHSLIRVRFYSDQNEELDTAFLRRRIEAALQYRRMMLPGENDFRLMFSESDRVPGLVIDKYGSHFVVQTYALGLDMRHELVVAALREVFEVASVIEKNDFRLRDPEGLPRRAGVLFGTPEPRIVISESGARFYVDVAGGQKTGYYFDHRLTRRKVRQLSAGRRVLDVFSYTGSFAINAALGGAESVLAVDASAAAATIATENSVLNGVADKCQFATDNAFTALAELDTQGRKFDLINLDPPAFIKALKDKNAGMRGYRQINALAMKLLPAGGILVSSSCSHYLFWQDMLDMLVAAAQDAGREFTILDRTTQGPDHPVLLSMPESEYLRGFILQVG, from the coding sequence ATGCCTGACAAGCTCGTCCACGTCGTCCGCAAGAAGAGCCGGGGTCTGCATGCCTGGGTATTCTCCAACGAAGTAACTCGGACCGAAGGCAATCCCGGGCCCGGGGAAACCGTTCAGGTCTTTGACCGGAAGCGTTTCCTCGGCTCCGGCATCTACAACGCACATTCGCTCATCCGTGTTCGGTTCTACTCGGACCAGAACGAGGAACTTGACACGGCTTTTCTACGGCGACGGATCGAGGCCGCACTCCAGTACCGGAGGATGATGCTGCCGGGGGAGAACGACTTCCGGCTGATGTTCAGTGAGAGCGACCGGGTGCCCGGGCTGGTGATAGACAAGTACGGCAGCCACTTCGTGGTTCAGACCTATGCGCTGGGCCTGGACATGCGACACGAACTGGTCGTTGCCGCGCTGCGCGAGGTCTTCGAGGTCGCCTCAGTAATCGAGAAGAACGACTTCCGGCTGCGCGACCCCGAAGGCCTGCCTCGGCGCGCCGGCGTGCTGTTCGGCACACCCGAACCGCGGATTGTGATTTCCGAGAGTGGGGCCAGGTTCTACGTGGACGTGGCCGGCGGGCAGAAGACCGGGTACTACTTCGACCATCGCCTGACCCGGCGCAAGGTGAGGCAGCTCTCGGCCGGGCGTAGGGTGCTCGACGTTTTCTCGTACACCGGTTCGTTCGCCATCAACGCGGCGTTGGGCGGGGCCGAAAGCGTGCTGGCTGTTGACGCCTCGGCTGCGGCCGCGACCATTGCCACGGAAAACTCGGTCCTGAACGGAGTCGCGGACAAGTGCCAGTTCGCCACCGACAATGCGTTCACGGCCCTGGCTGAACTTGATACCCAGGGCAGGAAGTTTGACCTCATCAATCTTGACCCGCCCGCGTTCATCAAGGCGCTGAAAGACAAGAATGCAGGAATGCGTGGGTATCGGCAGATCAACGCGCTGGCAATGAAGCTCCTGCCCGCCGGTGGGATACTCGTTTCTTCGTCCTGCTCCCACTACCTGTTCTGGCAGGACATGCTCGACATGCTCGTGGCCGCGGCGCAGGACGCGGGCCGCGAGTTCACCATTCTCGACCGCACGACCCAGGGCCCGGACCATCCGGTCCTGCTCTCGATGCCCGAGTCGGAATACCTTCGCGGCTTCATACTGCAGGTAGGCTGA
- the gltA gene encoding NADPH-dependent glutamate synthase translates to MPKPSPKKTPMREQDPQVRARNFEEVPYGYSPEEAVEEAKRCLTCKKPGCVQGCPVNINIPGFIGQIALGNFWEAMKIMKQTNTLPAICGRVCPQESQCEGQCVLGKKNEPVAVGNLERFIADWEAQQNECVMCEMQPATGKKVAVVGAGPAGLTVASDCAKLGHSVMMFEALHKPGGVLVYGIPEFRLPKTIVEREVGFVTSMGVKLELNHVVGKLKSVDELLKEFDAVFVGTGAGQPSFMNIPGENSLGIYSANEYLTRSNLMKAYLFPKYDTPIVRGKRVATVGGGNVAMDSARTALRLGADKSMLIYRRSREEMPARTAEVHHAEQEGIEFNLLTNPVRYIADEKGWVKAVECLRMELGEPDAGGRRRPVPVKGSEFQIPVDTVVVAIGNSPNPLIPQTTPGLETAKHGNVVADPKTGRTSKKGVFAGGDIVTGAATVILAMGAGRLAANSIDEYLKTGQW, encoded by the coding sequence ATGCCTAAGCCGAGTCCGAAGAAGACGCCGATGCGCGAACAGGACCCGCAGGTCCGGGCCCGCAACTTCGAGGAAGTGCCCTACGGGTACTCGCCGGAGGAGGCGGTGGAAGAGGCGAAGCGCTGCCTTACCTGCAAGAAGCCGGGTTGCGTGCAGGGCTGCCCGGTCAACATCAACATTCCGGGCTTCATCGGCCAGATTGCTCTGGGCAACTTCTGGGAAGCGATGAAGATAATGAAGCAGACCAATACGCTGCCTGCCATCTGCGGCCGGGTATGTCCACAGGAGAGCCAGTGCGAGGGGCAGTGCGTGCTCGGCAAGAAGAACGAGCCGGTGGCGGTGGGTAACCTGGAGCGGTTCATTGCCGACTGGGAGGCGCAGCAGAACGAGTGCGTCATGTGCGAGATGCAGCCGGCGACCGGCAAGAAGGTGGCCGTGGTCGGGGCGGGTCCGGCCGGACTGACCGTGGCGAGCGACTGCGCGAAGCTGGGTCATTCGGTGATGATGTTCGAGGCCCTGCACAAGCCGGGCGGAGTGCTGGTCTACGGTATCCCCGAGTTCCGCCTGCCCAAGACAATTGTCGAACGGGAAGTGGGCTTCGTGACGTCGATGGGCGTGAAACTCGAACTCAACCATGTGGTCGGGAAGCTCAAGAGCGTCGACGAGCTGCTGAAGGAATTTGACGCTGTGTTCGTGGGCACCGGGGCAGGTCAGCCGTCATTCATGAACATACCGGGCGAGAACTCGCTCGGCATCTACTCGGCGAACGAGTACCTGACTCGTTCAAACCTGATGAAGGCGTACCTGTTCCCGAAGTACGACACGCCGATTGTGCGCGGCAAACGCGTCGCGACGGTCGGCGGCGGCAACGTGGCGATGGACTCGGCCAGGACCGCGCTGAGACTCGGTGCTGACAAGTCCATGCTTATCTACAGGCGTTCGCGGGAAGAGATGCCGGCGCGGACGGCCGAGGTGCACCATGCCGAGCAGGAAGGGATCGAATTCAATCTGCTGACGAACCCGGTGCGGTACATTGCCGATGAGAAGGGCTGGGTGAAAGCGGTCGAATGTCTGCGAATGGAACTGGGCGAGCCGGACGCAGGCGGCCGGAGGCGGCCGGTGCCCGTCAAAGGCAGCGAGTTCCAGATACCGGTCGACACGGTGGTGGTGGCAATCGGTAACAGCCCGAACCCCCTGATTCCTCAGACTACGCCCGGGTTGGAAACGGCGAAACACGGCAACGTCGTGGCCGATCCAAAGACGGGCCGGACCTCGAAGAAGGGCGTGTTCGCGGGTGGCGATATCGTCACCGGTGCGGCGACCGTGATTCTGGCCATGGGAGCGGGCAGGCTGGCGGCGAACTCGATCGACGAGTATCTAAAGACCGGCCAGTGGTAG
- a CDS encoding sulfide/dihydroorotate dehydrogenase-like FAD/NAD-binding protein yields MLSAGIKRFELDAAEIARKALPGQFVVLRVNEEGERIPLTVADTMPDKGILVIVFQEAGKSTKLLGSLNEGDSILDLIGPLGRPSHIEKFGTVVCVGGGVGTPEILPVARALRQAGNKVISIIGFRNKDLILMADEMRAVSDELIVATDDGSNGTKGFVTDMLNQVIGRGEKVDHVFAVGPVIMMKMVSKVTLPHKVPTVVSLNPIMLDATGMCGVCRVEVGGETKLACVDGPEFDGHKVDFDLLMARLRTYLPEEKQSLELFEATHLTGGCCGGKGACHA; encoded by the coding sequence GTGCTTTCTGCGGGCATCAAGCGATTCGAGCTGGATGCCGCGGAGATTGCGCGCAAGGCCCTGCCCGGGCAGTTCGTCGTCCTACGCGTCAATGAAGAGGGTGAGCGGATTCCGTTGACCGTGGCGGACACGATGCCGGACAAAGGCATTCTCGTCATCGTGTTTCAGGAGGCCGGGAAGTCGACCAAACTCCTCGGCTCGCTCAACGAGGGCGACTCGATTCTTGACCTGATTGGGCCGTTGGGCCGGCCATCGCATATCGAGAAGTTCGGGACCGTGGTATGCGTGGGCGGCGGAGTCGGCACGCCCGAGATACTCCCGGTTGCCCGGGCACTCAGGCAGGCCGGCAACAAGGTTATTTCCATCATAGGGTTCCGCAACAAGGACCTGATCCTGATGGCGGACGAGATGCGTGCGGTTTCCGACGAGTTGATAGTCGCGACCGACGACGGTTCCAATGGCACCAAGGGCTTTGTGACTGACATGCTGAACCAGGTCATCGGCCGGGGAGAGAAGGTTGACCACGTGTTCGCGGTCGGCCCGGTAATAATGATGAAGATGGTGTCGAAGGTGACCCTGCCCCACAAGGTTCCCACTGTGGTGTCTTTGAACCCGATCATGTTGGACGCGACCGGGATGTGCGGAGTATGCCGGGTCGAGGTGGGCGGCGAGACGAAGCTTGCCTGCGTGGACGGGCCGGAGTTTGATGGTCACAAGGTGGATTTCGACCTCCTGATGGCGCGGCTGCGCACCTACCTGCCCGAGGAGAAGCAGTCCCTTGAACTGTTCGAGGCGACGCATCTGACCGGCGGGTGTTGCGGCGGAAAAGGAGCGTGCCATGCCTAA